DNA sequence from the Acidobacteriota bacterium genome:
CATCCAGCACCGCCTGCGGCTTCTGGGTCGTCGCGGCGTTGTCGAGATACACGAGCGGCTTCCCGCCGCGGACGGTGCGGGAGAGGATGGGGAAATCCGCGCGAACCCGCGCGACGTCGAGCGCCGCGGCTGTGGCCGTCGTGAGCATCACCGTCTTCCTGTGGCGCGAGCCTTCCGGGCTCGCGCGCGCGGACCTGGAAGGCCCGCGCTACATAACGCCGTCGCGCTGCAGCTGCGCAAACAGCTCGGTCTCGAGCTGCGCGCGCAGCGTGTCGATCTTGACGCGGTTCAGAATGTCTCCCGCGAACGCGTGGATGAGCATGTCGCGCGCCTCCCGCGCCGTCAGCCCGCGGGCGCGAAGGTAGAACAGCGCCTCCTCATCGAGCTGACCGATCGCCGCCCCGTGCGTGCACTTCACGTCGTCGGCAAAGATCTCCAGCTGCGGCTTGGTGTTGATCTGCGCCTCGTCGGAGAGCACCAGCGCGCGGTTGGTCTGCTTCGCGTCGGTCTTCTGCGCGTCGGGCCGCACGATGATCTTGCCGTTGAACACCGCGCGCGAGCGCCCCGCGAGGATGCCCTTGTACAGCTCGTGGCTGCCGCAGTGGGGCTGGGCGTGGTCGATGAGCGTGTGGTTGTCCACCAGGCGCTGGCCGTCGCTGAGATAGAGGCCGTTCAGCGTGCAGTCCACCCCTTCGCCGTTGAGGATGGCGATCGCCTCGTTGCGCACGATCTGGCCGCCGAGCGTGAAGGCGTGCGACAGGAACGTGCTGCTCCGCGCGCAGCGGACCGCCTGCAGGCCGATATGAAAGCCCGCCGGCGCCTCGCGCTGATCCTTGTAGTGATCCACGATGGCGTTCTCGCCAATCTCGAACTCGGCCACGGCGTTCGTGAGGTACCGGGAGCCCTCCGCGCCCACGTAGCTCTCGACGATCCTGACCTGCGCGCCGTCGCCGACGATGCCGAGCACGCGCGGGTGTGTCATCACCGGCTCGGCGGCCGAAGCCGCCGACACGAACACGAGATGCACCGGGCGCTCGACGATCGCGCCGCGCGGCACGCGCAGGAACACGCCGTCCTGCAGGAACGCGGTATTGAGCGCGACGAACGCACGGCTGTCGAACGCCGCGATCCGCCCCAGGAGCCCCTCGACCTCGCTGCCGCCTCTGGCCAGCGCCGCGGCGAGGCTTTCCACCTTCACCCCGCGCTGCCACTGCGCGGACGACAGCTCCGCCGAATACCGCCCGTTGATGACGACGACGCGCTGGGCGCGGCCGGTGTCGACCGCCTCGAGGAGCGCCGCCGCCGCGCCGCCCGCCTCTCCCGCCATCCGGAACGGCGTTTCGCCGATCGGCGAGATGTTCGTGAACCGCCACTCCTCGTCGCGCGTGGTCGGAATGCCCAGCTCGGCGAAGCGCGTCAGCGCCCGGCCGCGCAGCTCGCGCAGCCACGCGGCGTGCGATGCGCCGGCACCGGCATTCAGGCGGTCGTACTCCAGAAGAAACGTGTTGGCGTGCGCGGTTTCCGCCACGCCGGTTGCGCCCTGTCCGATCGTGCGATCGCTCACGCCCGGAGCGCCTCTGCGCGGGCGGCGTCCTCGACCCAACCGTAGCCCTTCTCTTCGAGCTCGAGCGCCAGGTCCTTGCGGCCGGACTTGACGATGCGCCCGTCAACGAGCACGTGCACGAAGTCGGGCACGATGTAGTTCAGCAGACGCTGGTAGTGCGTGACCACGATCATCGAACGATCCGGGGAGCGCAGCGCGTTGACGCCGGTCGACACCGTCTTCAGCGCGTCGATGTCCAGCCCCGAGTCGGTCTCGTCGAGGATCGCCAGCCGCGGCTCGAGCACCGTCATCTGGAAGATCTCGTTCCGCTTCTTCTCGCCGCCCGAGAATCCCTCGTTCACCGATCGCCCGAGCATCGCCTGGTCGATGTCGAGCAGCTGCGCCTTCTCGCGGATGAACTGCATGAACTCCACGGCGTCGAGCTCCGGCTGCCCCTGGTGCGCGCGCTTCGCATTCAGCGCGGCCTTCAGGAAGTACGCGTTGTTCACGCCGGTGATCTCGACCGGGTACTGGAACGCCATGAAGACCCCTTCACGCGCCCGCTCGTCCGGATCCATCGAGAGCAGGTCCTTGCCGTCGTAGGTGACCTCGCCGCCGGTCACCTCGTATTGCGGGTGACCGGAGAGGGCGCGCGCGAGCGTGCTCTTCCCGGAGCCGTTCGGGCCCATGATGGCGTGCACTTCGCCACGGTCCACCCTGAGGTCGATCCCGCGCAGGATCTGCTTCCCTTCCGCGCGGACCTGCAGATTGCGAATCTCGAGCATCATTACCCTACTGATCCTTCCAGGCTGACGCTGAGGAGCTTCTGGGCCTCCACAGCGAATTCCATCGGCAGCTCGCGGAATACTTCCTTGCAGAAGCCGCTGACGATCATGTTCACCGCGTCCTCGGTGGGCAGGCCGCGCTGGCGCAGGTAGAAGATCTGGTCTTCGCCGATCTTCGACGTCGACGCCTCGTGCTCGACCTGCGCGGTCGTGTTCTTGATCTCGAGGTACGGGAACGTGTGCGCGCCGCACTTGTCGCCGATGAGCAGCGAGTCGCACTGCGAGTAGTTCCGCGCGTTCGCCGCGTTCTTGCCGACCTTCACGGCACCGCGATACGTGTTCTGGCCGAAGCCGGCCGAGATCCCCTTCGACACGATGGTGCTCTTCGTGCCCTTGCCGAGGTGGATCATCTTCGTGCCGGTGTCCGCCTGCTGCCGGTTGTTCGTGACGGCGACCGAGTAGAACTCGCCCACCGAGTAGTCCCCCTGCAGGATGCAGCTCGGATACTTCCACGTGATCGCCGAGCCGGTCTCCACCTGGGTCCACGTGATCTTCGACCGCGTCCCCTTGCAGAGACCGCGCTTGGTCACGAAGTTGTAGATGCCCCCCTTGCCGTCCTTGTCGCCGGGGTACCAGTTCTGCACCGTCGAGTACTTGATCGTGGCATCCTGCAGCGCGACCAGCTCCACGACCGCCGCGTGCAGCTGGTTTTCATCGCGCATCGGCGCCGTGCATCCCTCGAGGTAGCTCACCGACGCCCCCTCTTCCGCGACGATCAGCGTCCGCTCGAACTGCCCCGTGTTCTTCGCGTTGATCCGGAAGTACGTGGACAGCTCCATCGGGCACTTCACCCCCCTGGGGATGTAGGCGAACGAGCCGTCGCTGAAGACCGCGGAGTTCAGCGCGGCGAAGTAGTTGTCCGAGTACGGCACGACCGACCCGAGGTACTTCCGCACCAGGTCCGGATGCGCCTGCACCGCCTCGGAGAACGAGCAGAAGATGATCCCGAGCCCCTTCAGCTTCTCGCGGAAGGTCGTCGCGACCGACACGCTGTCGAACACCGCGTCCACGGCGACACCCGCCAGCAGCTTCTGCTCCTCGAGCGGAATCCCCAGCTTCTCGAACGTCCGCCGCACCTCGGGGTCGACCTCATCCAGCGAGTTGAGCTTCGGCCGGTTCTTCGGCGCCGAGTAGTAGACGATGCTCTGGTAGTCGATCGGGTCGTAGTGCACGTTGTGCCACGTGGGCTCCTTCATCGTGAGCCAGAGGCGATACGCCTTCAGGCGCCACTCGAGCAGCCACTCGGGCTCGTGCTTCTTCGACGAGATCAGCCGGATGACATCCTCGTCGAGCCCCTTCGGGATCTCCTCCGTTTCAACGTGCGTCTCGAAGCCGTACTTGTATTCCTGCTTCGCGAGCTGTTCGATCGTTTCGTTGGCTGTCGACATCGTCCTGAACCCTGAACCCTGAACGCTTAGACGCTGAACGACGTCCCGCACCCGCACGTGGACTTCGCGTTCGGATTCTGAAAAATGAACCCCTTGCTGAGCAGGCTCGTGTCGTAGTCGAGCACCGTTCCGTCGAGCACGCGCAGGCTCTTAGGGTCGACGAACACCCTCGCCCCGTTCGGGCCCTCGAACACACGATCGGCATCCTTCGGACCGGCTTCCCATCCGAAGACGTAGCTGAATCCGGAGCAGCCGCCCGCCTTGACGCCGATGCGCAGGCCACCGCCCGTCAGCCCGTTCTTGTCGAGCATCCTGGTGATGATTCCCGCGGCGTTCTCGCTAATCTGCAACATCGTCCGCCTAGCTCCGCACTTCGAGTTTCTTCGTGAACGCCGCCGGAGCGGCAACCGGCTCGTCGATCGTCAGATCCTGCACGCTGCAGGTCGCCAGCGCCGAGACGATCCGATCCTTGATGCGCCACAGCGGGTCGCGCACGCTGCAGGAGGAGTACTGGTCGCAGTCGGTGTCCTCGACCGAGCACGCGGTGACCGTCAGGGGTCCGTCAATCGCCTGGATGACGTCGGCGACGGAGATGGCCGTCGCCGGGCGCGCCAGCCGGTACCCGCCACGCGTGCCCTGGTGCGACGACAGCAGACCGC
Encoded proteins:
- the sufD gene encoding Fe-S cluster assembly protein SufD, whose translation is MSDRTIGQGATGVAETAHANTFLLEYDRLNAGAGASHAAWLRELRGRALTRFAELGIPTTRDEEWRFTNISPIGETPFRMAGEAGGAAAALLEAVDTGRAQRVVVINGRYSAELSSAQWQRGVKVESLAAALARGGSEVEGLLGRIAAFDSRAFVALNTAFLQDGVFLRVPRGAIVERPVHLVFVSAASAAEPVMTHPRVLGIVGDGAQVRIVESYVGAEGSRYLTNAVAEFEIGENAIVDHYKDQREAPAGFHIGLQAVRCARSSTFLSHAFTLGGQIVRNEAIAILNGEGVDCTLNGLYLSDGQRLVDNHTLIDHAQPHCGSHELYKGILAGRSRAVFNGKIIVRPDAQKTDAKQTNRALVLSDEAQINTKPQLEIFADDVKCTHGAAIGQLDEEALFYLRARGLTAREARDMLIHAFAGDILNRVKIDTLRAQLETELFAQLQRDGVM
- the sufC gene encoding Fe-S cluster assembly ATPase SufC encodes the protein MLEIRNLQVRAEGKQILRGIDLRVDRGEVHAIMGPNGSGKSTLARALSGHPQYEVTGGEVTYDGKDLLSMDPDERAREGVFMAFQYPVEITGVNNAYFLKAALNAKRAHQGQPELDAVEFMQFIREKAQLLDIDQAMLGRSVNEGFSGGEKKRNEIFQMTVLEPRLAILDETDSGLDIDALKTVSTGVNALRSPDRSMIVVTHYQRLLNYIVPDFVHVLVDGRIVKSGRKDLALELEEKGYGWVEDAARAEALRA
- the sufB gene encoding Fe-S cluster assembly protein SufB, encoding MSTANETIEQLAKQEYKYGFETHVETEEIPKGLDEDVIRLISSKKHEPEWLLEWRLKAYRLWLTMKEPTWHNVHYDPIDYQSIVYYSAPKNRPKLNSLDEVDPEVRRTFEKLGIPLEEQKLLAGVAVDAVFDSVSVATTFREKLKGLGIIFCSFSEAVQAHPDLVRKYLGSVVPYSDNYFAALNSAVFSDGSFAYIPRGVKCPMELSTYFRINAKNTGQFERTLIVAEEGASVSYLEGCTAPMRDENQLHAAVVELVALQDATIKYSTVQNWYPGDKDGKGGIYNFVTKRGLCKGTRSKITWTQVETGSAITWKYPSCILQGDYSVGEFYSVAVTNNRQQADTGTKMIHLGKGTKSTIVSKGISAGFGQNTYRGAVKVGKNAANARNYSQCDSLLIGDKCGAHTFPYLEIKNTTAQVEHEASTSKIGEDQIFYLRQRGLPTEDAVNMIVSGFCKEVFRELPMEFAVEAQKLLSVSLEGSVG
- a CDS encoding iron-sulfur cluster assembly accessory protein, translating into MLQISENAAGIITRMLDKNGLTGGGLRIGVKAGGCSGFSYVFGWEAGPKDADRVFEGPNGARVFVDPKSLRVLDGTVLDYDTSLLSKGFIFQNPNAKSTCGCGTSFSV
- a CDS encoding Rrf2 family transcriptional regulator; protein product: MLRLSKKSDYALIAMKHLAAQSDRGAASAREIARQYDIPVELLAKVLQRLVQRGLLSSHQGTRGGYRLARPATAISVADVIQAIDGPLTVTACSVEDTDCDQYSSCSVRDPLWRIKDRIVSALATCSVQDLTIDEPVAAPAAFTKKLEVRS